From a region of the Lentilactobacillus curieae genome:
- a CDS encoding HoxN/HupN/NixA family nickel/cobalt transporter, translated as MEIKYHKYALRTDIIKYGAVITALFTMGLGLILSFAGNYPTIITLAFLSFTLGLSHAFDVDHIAAIDNITRKMMNEGKNTHGVGFSFSFGHSIVVFLMTMFTVGLVDLTKQSQGSITEFGHVFGTLIAGITLLLLAAINVYLLWSLIKSNPDKPADKTNWVFKLLNKFLSLINHNWQVMIVGFLFGIGFDTATQIAVMTTSVVAATKGVPFIIVLGFPLLFTAGMCLMDTLDGIFMTSAYGWFLSSPSRKIKYNIIITGISAVAAILIGSIDVLQSLASNFNWNNQWIVAITHLDFHTLGVTLLFIFIIAWGIAGLTWKYHQKSKN; from the coding sequence ATGGAAATCAAATATCACAAGTACGCTTTACGCACGGATATCATAAAATATGGGGCTGTAATCACTGCCTTGTTCACCATGGGGCTTGGCTTAATCTTAAGTTTTGCAGGCAATTACCCAACAATCATTACCCTTGCATTCTTATCCTTCACTCTTGGGCTATCACACGCTTTTGATGTCGACCACATCGCAGCAATCGACAACATTACTCGTAAAATGATGAATGAAGGTAAAAACACCCACGGAGTTGGTTTTTCATTCTCCTTTGGTCACTCCATTGTCGTATTTTTAATGACCATGTTCACAGTTGGTCTGGTCGACCTAACTAAACAATCTCAAGGTTCCATTACCGAATTCGGTCATGTATTTGGCACTTTAATTGCTGGGATCACCCTTCTCCTCTTGGCAGCAATCAACGTTTATCTACTGTGGTCTTTAATCAAAAGTAACCCCGACAAACCTGCAGATAAAACTAACTGGGTCTTTAAGTTACTTAATAAGTTTCTCAGTCTGATCAATCACAACTGGCAAGTCATGATTGTTGGATTTCTCTTTGGGATTGGTTTTGATACCGCAACCCAAATTGCGGTAATGACCACTTCAGTCGTCGCTGCCACCAAAGGAGTTCCATTCATTATTGTGCTTGGGTTCCCGCTACTATTCACTGCCGGAATGTGCTTAATGGACACTCTTGATGGAATTTTTATGACATCTGCATATGGTTGGTTCTTGTCGTCTCCATCCCGAAAAATAAAGTACAACATCATCATTACTGGAATATCTGCAGTTGCGGCGATTCTAATTGGTTCAATTGATGTTTTGCAAAGTCTTGCCTCTAACTTTAATTGGAATAACCAATGGATTGTGGCAATTACTCACCTCGATTTCCATACACTTGGAGTCACCTTACTGTTCATCTTCATCATTGCTTGGGGTATCGCTGGTCTAACCTGGAAATATCATCAAAAGTCCAAAAATTAA
- a CDS encoding (S)-acetoin forming diacetyl reductase — MANKVALVTGAGQGIGQAIAERLAKDGFSVALVGRHLDKVQKVADEINGNGGKALAIKADVSDRDQVFAAVEETVEKFGDFNVIVNNAGLGPTTPIDTITPDDFEWVYKVNVGGVLWGTQAAHKAFKELGHGGKIINATSQAGVVGNPNLALYVGTKFAIRGITQTTARDLASEDITVNAFAPGIVKTPMMFDIAHEVGQNAGKSDEWGMSTFSDGIALGRLSEPEDVANAVAFLAGPDSNYVTGQTLIVDGGMQFQ; from the coding sequence ATGGCAAACAAAGTAGCATTAGTAACAGGTGCCGGACAAGGAATCGGCCAAGCAATTGCTGAAAGATTAGCAAAGGATGGCTTTTCAGTAGCATTAGTTGGTCGTCACTTGGACAAGGTTCAAAAAGTTGCTGACGAAATCAATGGTAACGGTGGTAAGGCACTTGCAATCAAAGCAGATGTTTCTGACCGTGATCAAGTATTTGCTGCAGTTGAAGAAACGGTTGAAAAATTTGGTGACTTCAATGTCATTGTTAATAATGCAGGCCTTGGCCCAACCACTCCAATCGATACAATTACACCTGATGATTTTGAATGGGTATATAAAGTTAACGTTGGTGGAGTTCTTTGGGGAACTCAAGCTGCTCATAAAGCATTCAAGGAATTAGGCCACGGCGGAAAGATTATTAACGCTACCTCACAAGCAGGGGTTGTTGGTAACCCTAATTTGGCACTATACGTTGGAACTAAGTTCGCAATCCGCGGTATTACCCAAACAACTGCTCGTGACTTAGCTTCAGAGGACATCACTGTTAATGCATTTGCTCCAGGAATCGTTAAGACACCAATGATGTTTGACATTGCTCATGAAGTTGGTCAAAACGCTGGTAAGAGTGACGAATGGGGAATGTCAACATTCTCTGATGGAATTGCTCTTGGAAGATTATCTGAACCGGAAGATGTTGCTAACGCTGTAGCATTCTTGGCTGGACCAGACTCAAACTACGTTACTGGTCAAACATTGATTGTTGATGGTGGTATGCAATTCCAATAA
- the thiW gene encoding energy coupling factor transporter S component ThiW, producing MRNQRLYSLVLTAIFSAVGVVGGSMFEFSVGAAKVAPVQHLVNLVSGVMLGPWWALTQAFLTSLIRNIMGTGTVLAFPGSMIGAFFVGWIFRKTKNFLAATFGELIGTGIIGAIVAYPVASWLMGAKGALYIFIPSFFLSALVGVIIGYIILLALNKRGHLKNGHHL from the coding sequence TTGCGTAATCAAAGGCTTTATTCACTTGTTTTGACAGCAATCTTTTCAGCAGTCGGAGTCGTCGGTGGTAGTATGTTTGAGTTTAGTGTCGGGGCGGCTAAAGTTGCTCCAGTTCAGCATTTAGTTAATCTAGTCTCTGGCGTAATGCTAGGACCTTGGTGGGCATTGACCCAAGCATTCCTTACCTCACTTATCCGGAACATTATGGGAACTGGTACCGTACTCGCCTTTCCTGGGAGTATGATTGGCGCATTCTTTGTTGGTTGGATCTTCAGAAAAACCAAGAACTTCCTGGCTGCCACATTTGGTGAACTGATTGGAACCGGAATAATTGGGGCAATTGTCGCTTACCCAGTTGCGAGCTGGCTCATGGGAGCCAAAGGTGCACTTTATATATTCATCCCTAGCTTTTTTCTCAGTGCACTCGTCGGGGTGATTATTGGGTATATTATTTTGT
- a CDS encoding SAM-dependent methyltransferase, giving the protein MLEKKFYKSLLKNSFNIPVSVTYWDGSTEVYGNGEPQVAIKFNEPIPIRQVLKNASIALGEGYMDGKIEIDGSIEDLVLSAYKSADSFLRNKKFIRYLPKASHDEEESKKDVQDHYDIGNDFYRLWLDDTMTYSCAYFENPDDDLETAQMNKVEHILKKLDPKPRRTLLDIGCGWGTLMLTAAQKYNLRVVGVTLSQEQYDYVNEKIQRLGLQDVAEVKLTDYRELGDAKFDYITSVGMFEHVGKENLSEYFKCVSHYLTDDGVALIHGITRQQGGEFNGWINKWIFPGGYIPGLTENLDHIIENGLQVFDVESLRRHYQKTTEIWDKNFLEARPKVEKMFDERFIRMWDLYLQACAASFASGNIDVVQYLVSKGAAGHSLPMTREYMYR; this is encoded by the coding sequence ATCAAATTTAACGAACCTATTCCAATCAGACAGGTCCTTAAAAATGCATCAATCGCTCTTGGAGAAGGCTACATGGATGGCAAGATAGAAATCGATGGCAGTATCGAAGATCTTGTTCTTTCTGCGTACAAAAGTGCAGATAGTTTCTTAAGAAATAAGAAATTTATTCGCTACTTACCTAAAGCTTCTCACGATGAGGAGGAAAGTAAGAAAGACGTACAGGATCACTACGATATCGGGAACGACTTTTATCGTCTTTGGTTAGACGATACCATGACATATTCATGTGCTTACTTTGAAAATCCAGATGATGACCTGGAAACAGCTCAGATGAATAAGGTTGAACACATCCTTAAAAAGCTTGATCCTAAACCACGCAGAACTTTGCTAGACATCGGTTGTGGTTGGGGAACCCTAATGCTCACAGCCGCTCAAAAGTACAACCTGCGTGTGGTTGGAGTAACACTTAGCCAAGAACAATATGACTACGTAAATGAAAAAATCCAGCGTCTTGGTTTACAAGATGTTGCTGAGGTTAAATTGACTGATTACCGTGAACTTGGTGATGCTAAATTTGACTATATAACTTCTGTGGGAATGTTTGAACATGTTGGTAAGGAAAACCTCAGTGAGTACTTCAAATGTGTGTCACATTACCTAACTGATGATGGTGTGGCTTTGATTCACGGAATCACCCGCCAGCAAGGTGGTGAATTCAATGGTTGGATCAACAAGTGGATTTTCCCAGGAGGCTACATCCCTGGATTGACTGAAAACTTGGACCACATCATTGAGAATGGTTTGCAAGTATTCGATGTTGAATCACTAAGACGTCACTATCAGAAAACTACGGAAATTTGGGACAAAAACTTTTTGGAAGCTCGTCCCAAAGTTGAAAAAATGTTTGATGAACGGTTTATCCGTATGTGGGATCTGTACCTACAAGCATGTGCGGCATCATTTGCGTCAGGAAATATTGATGTTGTGCAGTATCTAGTGTCGAAGGGGGCTGCCGGACATTCACTGCCGATGACGAGGGAATATATGTATAGGTAG